A section of the Telopea speciosissima isolate NSW1024214 ecotype Mountain lineage chromosome 3, Tspe_v1, whole genome shotgun sequence genome encodes:
- the LOC122655894 gene encoding F-box/kelch-repeat protein At1g23390-like — MAKAAKRIPNNKEKAEAREGDEGKQLPQEAPIYGDVLETILTRLTLLDMVAASRVSKSWRGAVSTSLRISPRVKPWFIVHVLHHRNHSLTSACAFDPASRVWLRIDISDTHHFTANNNAASSASPALRSSHSQHLLYKLSAGSFSFSFDALHLTWHQAEAPLVWRQDPIVARLGSRVLVAGGTCDFVDDPLAVEMYDTGSRRWEACESMPVLLKDSATSTWLSTAATNNRLYLLEKRSHVICSFDAETKTWGPTFNLILSTNAPVSVFHSIIGFADDRLVLVGLMGEPEDLKDLGLWEVDQVTYECRKIGEMPPTMVESLKNANSRLSTPSASMEGDFIYIYNPSNPEQIFFCELNEGKCQWGNAVNSMANARNRMHRFVFTCSRVGMGDLQKAMATANRRLTVESEGDGF, encoded by the exons ATGGCAAAGGCTGCGAAGAGAATCCctaataacaaagaaaaggctgaagcaagagaaggagaC GAAGGGAAACAGCTACCACAAGAAGCTCCGATCTATGGAGATGTGTTGGAGACAATCCTCACCCGTCTCACCCTGCTTGACATGGTGGCGGCGTCTCGTGTCTCCAAGTCATGGCGAGGTGCCGTCTCCACTTCCCTCCGGATATCTCCACGTGTCAAGCCCTGGTTCATCGTCCACGTCCTGCACCACCGCAACCATTCCCTCACCTCAGCCTGCGCCTTCGATCCTGCCTCTCGTGTCTGGCTTCGCATCGACATCAGCGACACCCACCACTTCACTGCCAATAACAACGCCGCTTCCTCTGCCTCCCCAGCACTCCGATCCTCCCACTCCCAACACCTACTCTACAAGCTTTCAGCaggatccttctccttctccttcgaCGCCCTCCACCTCACTTGGCACCAAGCGGAAGCGCCACTCGTGTGGCGTCAGGACCCCATCGTCGCACGCCTCGGCTCTCGTGTCCTCGTTGCTGGTGGCACCTGTGACTTCGTCGACGATCCACTCGCCGTTGAGATGTACGACACCGGATCCCGGAGATGGGAGGCGTGTGAGTCCATGCCTGTCCTGCTCAAGGACTCCGCCACCAGCACTTGGCTCTCCACCGCTGCCACCAACAATAGGCTCTACCTGCTGGAGAAGCGCTCCCATGTGATCTGCTCCTTCGATGCTGAGACTAAGACCTGGGGACCTACTTTCAATCTGATCTTGAGCACCAATGCACCTGTGTCTGTGTTTCACTCCATCATCGGATTCGCCGATGACCGGTTAGTCCTGGTGGGTCTGATGGGCGAACCAGAGGACTTGAAGGACCTGGGGCTCTGGGAAGTCGATCAGGTCACTTACGAGTGTAGAAAGATCGGAGAGATGCCACCGACGATGGTAGAGAGTCTCAAGAACGCGAACTCGCGGCTCTCCACCCCAAGTGCATCAATGGAAGGTGATTTCATCTACATCTATAACCCTTCGAACCCAGAACAGATATTTTTCTGCGAATTGAACGAGGGGAAGTGTCAATGGGGTAATGCTGTGAATTCCATGGCGAACGCCCGCAATCGGATGCACAGATTCGTGTTCACATGCTCCAGAGTCGGGATGGGTGACCTTCAGAAGGCTATGGCGACTGCGAACCGAAGATTGACGGTGGAATCGGAGGGAGATGGGTTCTAG